From Seriola aureovittata isolate HTS-2021-v1 ecotype China chromosome 20, ASM2101889v1, whole genome shotgun sequence, a single genomic window includes:
- the c8g gene encoding complement component C8 gamma chain: MAGVWRCILAMMLLMCVCLWDHSEAVGGAVSRKRIKPPVYKKPKITPIDVAPSPQQIDINRMTGVWYLLNVATKCSYLMNHGTRVEPTHIEITCPLACDKTLFVSTKTRFNHQCWEIQQVYHLTPTTGRLSLKGPHPHLNTDIVIADTDYNSYAIMYYQKLGKMTMKLYARSVDNLSEPVLTKFEQLAEKQELGLAYLFPFPTYSHCGSVDQDHVLKCVPTC, from the exons ATGGCTGGAGTGTGGCGATGCATCTTGGCAATGATGctattgatgtgtgtgtgtctgtgggatcACAGTGAGGCTGTAGGGGGGGCTGTTAGTAGGAAGCGAATCAAGCCACCAGTGTACAAGAAGCCAAAGATCACCCCTATTGATGTGGCCCCATCACCACAGCAAATAGACATAAATCGG ATGACAGGAGTATGGTACCTGCTGAACGTTGCCACCAAATGCTCGTACCTGATGAATCATGGAACCAGAGTAGAGCCAACACACATTGAAATCACATGTCCCCTCGCCTGTGACAAAACACTGTTCGTCAGCACTAAAACGCGATT TAATCACCAGTGTTGGGAGATACAACAGGTCTACCACCTCACCCCAACCACAGGGCGACTATCACTTAAAG GACCTCATCCACATCTGAACACTGACATAGTGATTGCAGATACCGACTACAACTCATATGCAATCATGTACTATCAGAAGTTGGGCAAGATGACCATGAAGCTCTATG CCAGGTCTGTAGACAATCTGTCAGAGCCAGTGTTGACCAAGTTTGAGCAGCTTGCTGAAAAACAGGAGTTGGGCCTGGCATACCTCTTCCCTTTCCCCACATACA gTCACTGTGGTAGTGTGGACCAGGATCATGTCCTCA AATGTGTCCCCACATGTTGA